The following is a genomic window from Malus sylvestris chromosome 12, drMalSylv7.2, whole genome shotgun sequence.
TGATTTTTGTGTAGGCTCTCGTCACCCCAAGGTTGGTGTTGTTTTAACCTGCATAGCTCTCATGTTTCGACGCAAAGCAATGCTAGAGCATTCTAGTGCTCTTTTGATTCAAGAGGTTAGAACTTATACTGTATACTTATAATTCTCAACTTAGGAATCTTGCATGTTCTTGCTACTATATTTCTATGGCCTTATTCTTAACTCTTCcaccccaaaaaataaaaatgacaggGACTTTATAGAAGGGCAATAGAGTTGCTGAAACCCCCACCATTGGACTCAGAAGGTATGCGTTAACTGTGCCATAAATTTCTCCATATGAGAGCCGGTAATAATTGCTCATTGCTCTTTATTGGGTTGTGTAGGTACAGAAGCAAAGGTAGATAGAAGTGATATAGTGGCCCTTGCAAGAGGTAATGGCTGAACATCCGAATGTTTCCTCAACATGAGCATATTAGAAATTATACCCAAGCAATGACCATTTTTAGAAAATCAGCCTTGATTTCTTACAATTGGATTTTATTCCATAATGTTATTGTTTACCAGTTTCCGGTCGATCAAATCTAAGCATTGTTTCCTGCACCTGATTGGTGTGGCTTATACTGTAAAATGAgaatacattcaagtagaataGGTCTCTGTCTGGATATTTGGAAACCTGTAATGGCCTTTATCGCTGCAGATGTTTGACGTGCTGACCTTTTAATCTAAAGATTATAACCAGGTTATCTGCATTGATATGGTTAATTGATTGTGTAGGTGGGTATGCTGAAGTGCTTTGTATCCAACAGAACCGAAAGGATCAAGGTGAAAAAGCAAAGAGTTGGGCGGAGGCTGCATGGAGGAACCGCCGGCTGTCATTGGCCGAAGCACTGGACGTATCTAATACTAGTTCAGCAGTTCCAATTATCGATGCTCGAATCAGCAGGGTCCTGTAATGTCGTCAGTCCCAATACTTGCAGTCGCAGTTGGAGGTTCTCTGGTGATATACATCACAAGGAATGAGAAGACGTGCTCCCATTCCGTCATATGCCATTTGCACTCGCTTACGATGCAGCAAATATGTGAGGATTTGTACCAAGCATATCTTTACACCATGTGACATCTTGGCATGAATGTAAACGTTATGTACCTATTTTCGGATAATGTAAGAGGTAGCTACGGTGGCCACTATATTTAGGTGAGATGAACAATCCCTCGGAAATAAATGTGCTATCAAATGAGTTTCGATTGACCTAAACCAGGAGCATTACAGATTCTATGACGTGCATTGGCCGGAGATCAGGAAGAAAGCGTCGTCGGGTTGGACATAAAAAGTTGGGAATATCGGAAGTGTCCTATATTACAAGGGAGAGATCTTCACGCATTAATTGAGGTACAAAACAGAGTTATACCCACTTAAGATGAAGCACAAACTGCAGTTTaggcactgttctaaaaattcccGCGTAGTGCCATCTAGGTTCCGTTTAGGTGCTGCCtagacgtttgaaaattaagaaagggcgctGTTGAGGTGCCCACCTAGCCCGTCCAGACCAGTTTAGGCATCCgtctaggttgcaactcacttagacagaaaatagataactttcattttacattttattttttcaataaattgtaaaagacttgttgaatacttaaataaacacatattatatgcttgttcctcatatttttattatgttccaatacttcataacatatatgtcattctattttgtaatttatgatgaaattatatatatttaaagtataaacagacatttatttacataaaatatattaaattcacttaaatccgcctaggcacccgcctaagCCCCGCCTAGGCGTTAGGCTATAGCCCTCTGCCCGATTAGCGTCTATCATTTTTTAGAATCTTGAGTTTAGGTCTTGTTGCAAAAAAGACCGCATCTTACTTTTTAAGTAAATACCCAAATTGAACGATCACAGAGGAATATCTAGTCCTTTTCCAATCTCCACTCCAATCAACTGCAGTATTCCCTTGTTCAATATCTGAAAATCATGAAAGCAATATTAACCATATCAGCAAAAACTAATCGTTCTACAGTGCGGTTCACTGCACTTTCTCGACAGCTGTAACGACGAAGTATCAATACTAAACCATAAAAACGCAAAAGAAGAATAATTTTACCAGTTCCACTATGAAGGTTCCAATAAGTCCGATCATACATGCTCTAGAATTCCATATTTCTGCAGTCCTGGTGAATCCAGCAAAAGGGGCCTTAAACTTTGGCTCTACTTTTGGCACCACCACCTGCAAATTTTGATTCACATTAATCTACCTTCTCACAATTATACTTGAGCAAGAAGTTCTAAAATTTCATTCGGATTACAACaccttgagaaaaaaaaaatgaacaaatgGATGGCCTGTTTGGAAATCGCTTTTAAACTTTCAGATCACCAAAAATGCTTTTCGCTACaattaaagagaaaataaaCTTCTCAACGTGCTTGTAATGAACAGGAAGTGTTTTTTAAAGAAGCATTTGCAAACCGGCCCTAAGAACGTACCCCAGCAGGAAGCTTGGCAGCTTGAACTGTGAAGGAGCTGGCACGCCTCCTGGGAGCTGGGCAGAGTTGCTGGGTTTGAGGATTTGCTGTTAGAACCCTAGTGTGGAGGAGAGAAGATGAGAGTATGATAGATGAAGTTGCCAtggttgttttttatttttttatttaatttttcttttggttgttGTGATATATGGCATGCTCTCAAGCTATGGCTTCTTTGCCATCCTTATCTACTTCACCCCACACAGAACAATTGGCAAACAACTTTCCACGTCCACATGATTTATATTTTGCGGGGGTATGAATTGACATCGATTTATGCCAGGAGTTATTTAACATATGTATTGGGCCCTGGACTTTAATTTTTGGATAAAAATGGAAACTAATTGTAAGGTCCATTTCACGGCGAATTTTACTGatttaaattgttgttgtttaatttttccaaaatcgttgtttttttttttaagttgtatTTCATAGATGatttttgcaaaatattaggTAAAtcgaaatatgtgatgcatctAAGTGAGTTTAAAGAAATTGACGAATACTTTTCATTATCTAAGAAACAAGGAAATTTCAacgtgataattaaataagcaaatatttgagacatctaattgagttcaaaaaaATTGACGAACATCTTTTTACTGAGATGTATTATGTTGAATTAATATATCTAAATGTCTGTACTGAAACGGATATACTAAAATATACTAAATGAATTAATGCACCTAAATGAAGAACACAACATGCATCGAAATATTATATGAAACATTAGTTTACCTAAATGtctacaaaaaaatatattgtgactaatgaaatgaaaattaggattaaatttaattaatgcaTTAAAAttgggaagaaaaaaagaactaAAATGGCAGAGTAGTTCGCTAATGTGCTTGTATTGATGGTGGTTTTGATGGTCAGAATGGCGGCGATGACCATGAAAATGCAATGATCTTAGAGGCAAAACTGATGGTGAAGATGGTGGTGATGGCAAAACTGGTATTGGTGGGTTTGGTGACAACGATTAAAATGGTGAGCGTGGCGGCAATGCCTATAAAATGTGTTGGTCATTGAGGTTGCGGCAACGATGACTATGGTGAAGATCATAAGAATATGGTGATTGTGACGGCGGTGGTGATAGGGATGGTTAGCTGGTGGTGGAAGTGTAAtaatggtgatggtggtggtggtggaagtGTAAGAGTGGTGGTGGTGAATCTGGCGATGTTGGCAACTTGGCACATATGGTTgagttttttactttttttttttagtttc
Proteins encoded in this region:
- the LOC126593322 gene encoding light-harvesting complex-like protein OHP1, chloroplastic; this translates as MATSSIILSSSLLHTRVLTANPQTQQLCPAPRRRASSFTVQAAKLPAGVVVPKVEPKFKAPFAGFTRTAEIWNSRACMIGLIGTFIVELILNKGILQLIGVEIGKGLDIPL